In the genome of Nerophis lumbriciformis linkage group LG32, RoL_Nlum_v2.1, whole genome shotgun sequence, one region contains:
- the timm10b gene encoding mitochondrial import inner membrane translocase subunit Tim10 B, with protein MDQDQQLRNLRDFLLVYNRMTEICFQRCTSNFNYRNLTMDEERCVDSCAGKLIRSNHRLMATYVQLMPRLVQRRMEEMESKAAANRAAEAAGSLASTSETSVSTIPPPQEPLLLPQPVTDDIHTSPTET; from the exons ATGGATCAAGACCAACAACTGAGAAAC CTGCGGGATTTTCTTCTGGTTTACAACCGCATGACTGAGATCTGCTTCCAGAGATGCACCAGCAACTTTAACTACAGGAACCTCACCATGGACGAG GAGCGCTGTGTGGACAGCTGTGCAGGGAAGCTGATCCGCTCGAACCACCGCCTGATGGCCACCTACGTGCAGCTGATGCCCCGGCTCGTGCAGCGGCGAATGGAGGAGATGGAGAGCAAGGCTGCTGCGAATAGGGCGGCAGAAGCAGCCGGTTCTCTCGCAAGCACATCCGAAACCTCAGTTAGCACAATCCCACCGCCTCAAGAACCGCTGTTGTTACCTCAGCCAGTGACTGATGATATCCACACATCACCGACTGAGACATAA